From a single Miscanthus floridulus cultivar M001 chromosome 8, ASM1932011v1, whole genome shotgun sequence genomic region:
- the LOC136475983 gene encoding pentatricopeptide repeat-containing protein At3g02490, mitochondrial-like, whose protein sequence is MLRAALTSGGVRLTALVPCHLGRLFSSSSSSSSTIAALFSEPTPPADPAAAIQSAGVDLSHPDTVPALLLDPGLAGNYPAASRFFSWAASDPAAKATLNSRSFNSMLKLAAAHGDAQRFWSLVTSMRSKGYGISKAAFRAASESFRAKDMARDADLLQDAFAAHGRNAAAAEVCKILRAPGKDDSSKLDMLSESGVEVADELVALVVEKVRQFPRQAMVFFQWVEQSAGSGIGWGKVYNAMAKVLGREDCIQEFHEVLRKMRGKGLEMDRDVYVTVTDRFLKRKMVEDAVDLFRFMASRPEKLSEEDFVVLLKKVVVTGDLDLKLVTRVVRYYQHAGNEVKALAFDSVLKSLRSVARLGESGRVLMAMKEGGFAPDSVDHEKVILAMCDAGNLEEAHKYLVDVEQSGHKLGSKVWSSLVQKYSLGENVDTSVSCFHEMLERSGNDNENVGSALEALVSGLCKKKGAKEAFKVLKNLMSEKNVVPWQTTYKYLIHKLIRQGHLKQAFEVLGLMKSHGYPSFIDPCITHISKSGTVDDALGLFNATSSKGLPSRITYVRLFQALLKEDRHEVAQQLLSQSPASIQNHADVRDVFSRIKIEEPIPAALADG, encoded by the coding sequence atgctCCGCGCAGCCCTCACCTCCGGCGGCGTCCGCCTCACCGCCCTCGTACCCTGCCACCTCGGTCGCCtcttctcatcctcttcctcatcatcatccaccATCGCCGCCCTCTTCTCTGAGCCCACCCCGCCCGCTGACCCGGCCGCCGCGATCCAGTCCGCCGGCGTCGACCTCTCCCACCCGGACACCGTCCCCGCGCTCCTCCTCGACCCGGGGCTCGCGGGAAACTACCCCGCGGCCTCGCGGTTCTTCTCTTGGGCCGCCTCCGACCCCGCCGCCAAGGCTACCCTCAACTCCCGGTCCTTCAACTCCATGCTCAAGCTCGCCGCCGCGCACGGCGACGCCCAGCGCTTCTGGTCCCTCGTCACCTCCATGCGGTCCAAGGGCTACGGAATCTCCAAGGCCGCCTTCCGTGCCGCCTCCGAGAGCTTCCGGGCCAAGGACATGGCCAGGGACGCCGACCTTCTCCAGGACGCCTTCGCCGCGCACGGCAGGAACGCGGCGGCGGCCGAGGTATGCAAAATTCTCCGGGCGCCGGGCAAGGATGACTCGTCAAAGCTGGACATGCTGAGTGAATCGGGCGTTGAGGTGGCTGATGAATTGGTGGCATTGGTGGTGGAGAAGGTCCGGCAGTTCCCGCGGCAGGCGATGGTGTTCTTCCAGTGGGTGGAGCAGTCGGCTGGGTCTGGAATTGGTTGGGGCAAGGTTTACAATGCAATGGCAAAGGTTCTCGGCCGTGAGGACTGCATCCAGGAGTTCCACGAGGTCTTGCGGAAGATGAGGGGTAAGGGGCTTGAGATGGATCGGGATGTGTATGTTACTGTCACCGACAGGTTCCTCAAGAGGAAGATGGTTGAGGATGCAGTGGACCTGTTCCGATTCATGGCAAGCAGACCAGAGAAGCTCTCGGAGGAGGATTTTGTCGTCCTGCTGAAGAAGGTTGTGGTGACTGGTGATTTGGATCTTAAGTTGGTAACAAGGGTCGTGAGGTACTATCAGCATGCGGGCAATGAGGTCAAAGCCTTGGCCTTTGATTCTGTTCTCAAGTCATTGAGGAGTGTGGCGAGGCTTGGGGAGAGTGGTAGAGTGCTCATGGCGATGAAGGAAGGTGGCTTTGCACCAGACAGTGTCGACCATGAGAAAGTTATTCTTGCAATGTGTGATGCTGGCAATCTTGAAGAAGCACACAAGTATTTGGTTGATGTGGAACAGTCAGGGCATAAGTTAGGTTCAAAGGTATGGTCTTCTTTAGTTCAGAAGTATTCTCTTGGTGAAAATGTTGACACTTCAGTGTCATGTTTCCATGAAATGCTGGAAAGAAGCGGCAACGACAACGAGAATGTGGGTTCTGCTCTTGAGGCGCTGGTTTCTGGATTATGTAAGAAGAAAGGGGCAAAGGAAGCATTCAAAGTTCTGAAGAACCTGATGTCTGAAAAGAATGTAGTTCCTTGGCAGACAACCTACAAGTATTTGATCCACAAGTTGATCCGCCAAGGGCATCTAAAACAAGCATTTGAAGTGCTAGGTTTGATGAAAAGTCACGGCTATCCATCATTTATTGATCCTTGTATCACACATATTTCAAAGTCTGGGACAGTGGATGATGCCCTGGGCCTGTTCAATGCAACATCATCAAAAGGGTTGCCATCAAGAATAACTTATGTGCGCTTGTTTCAAGCTTTGTTGAAAGAAGATAGGCATGAAGTTGCACAGCAGCTGCTTTCCCAGTCTCCTGCTAGCATCCAGAACCATGCTGATGTTCGTGATGTTTTCAGTAGGATCAAGATAGAAGAGCCCATTCCAGCGGCGTTGGCAGATGGCTGA
- the LOC136471352 gene encoding uncharacterized protein has product MYLGRSIGTHSGSVSNSEGENQVYKRKPAAAALGTEPTASTPTRTRPETTRSQPPPQETRRQPMAVPDEAAVDDVRPVAMMKKSAWTKEEDAVLREQVRLHGPQNWAAISEALAGRNPKSCRLRWCQHLSPIVDTSSPFSLQEDERIIALYRLYPNKWATIAGFLPGRTDNAVKNRWHSVLGKVYQQQRRRAAAPIHLLRLPDGTLALFPLAPGDVGRGITIPVLRHPPPTGVDLSGECLKLFPLVAGDLVRGNNASEAAAMDVDCSTDELLVELRLWPSTNLEGGVQGDGAGSSGARDSLVSVCS; this is encoded by the coding sequence ATGTACCTAGGTCGATCCATAGGAACCCACTCGGGTTCGGTTTCGAATTCAGAGGGAGAGAATCAAGTGTATAAAAGGAAACCCGCCGCGGCGGCACTTGGCACCGAACCGACCGCATCCACTCCCACAAGGACAAGGCCCGAAACGACTCGATCGCAGCCTCCGCCGCAAGAAACGAGGCGACAGCCGATGGCGGTGCCGGACGAGGCGGCGGTGGACGACGTCCGGCCGGTGGCCATGATGAAGAAATCGGCGTGGACCAAGGAGGAGGACGCGGTGCTGCGGGAGCAGGTCCGGCTGCACGGCCCGCAGAACTGGGCGGCCATCAGCGAGGCGCTGGCCGGGCGCAACCCCAAGTCGTGCCGCCTCCGGTGGTGCCAGCACCTGAGCCCCATCGTCGACACCAGCAGCCCCTTCTCCCTCCAAGAGGACGAGAGGATCATCGCGCTCTACCGCCTGTACCCCAACAAGTGGGCCACCATCGCGGGCTTCCTCCCGGGCCGCACCGACAACGCCGTCAAGAACCGCTGGCACTCCGTCCTCGGCAAGGTGtaccagcagcagcggcggcgggcgGCTGCACCCATCCACCTCCTCCGCCTCCCCGACGGGACGCTAGCTCTGTTTCCTTTGGCGCCGGGGGATGTCGGCAGAGGCATCACCATCCCAGTGCTCCGCCACCCGCCGCCGACCGGGGTTGATCTGAGCGGCGAGTGCCTGAAGCTGTTTCCGCTGGTGGCAGGTGATCTCGTCAGGGGCAACAATGCGAGCGAGGCGGCGGCGATGGATGTGGATTGCAGCACCGACGAATTGCTCGTCGAGCTGAGGCTCTGGCCGTCCACGAACCTCGAGGGCGGCGTTCAAGGCGATGGTGCAGGCAGTTCGGGGGCCCGAGATTCTCTTGTATCTGTATGTTCCTGA